ATGGAGCAATCTGGATCAATTTATTCGATATGCGATCGTAGTAGGGGGTGCCTTTGATCGGATATGAGACAGTGGTGAAGAATATGTCCGGCTTCGAGGTAGACACGTGCCTGATGGTCGCTTCAATATCCTCAAGGTCTTCGCCCTCGTATCCCCACATCAGGAACATGCCACTCTGCACACCACGTTCTCGGCACATCTCCACTGCCCGATGCACCTGCTCGATCTTGACCCCGCGATCCATGGAATCGAGAATTCGCTGGGAACCGCTCTCAGAACCGATCCACATACGAAAACAACCTAGCTCGGTTAGTAGATCCATCATCTCCGGTGTCAAACGATCCGCCCGCGAGATGCATTCGAAAGGAATGCGAAGGCCTCTTCGTTTCATCTCGTCGTAGTAAGTACGAATCCACTGGTGATTGATGGTGAAGACATCGTCGGAGATCCACACCATGTCTGGAGCGTAGGTTTGAAGCAGCCACTCAACCTCGTCAACGACCTTGATCGGATCTCGACGTCGATGGCTTTGTCCATAGACTTGATGGCTACACCAGTTGCAACGAAACGGACAACCTCGAGCCGTAATAAAGTTCACTGAACCCATCCCGTGGTGTTGGCGCCATGTCTGGACATAGCGAGGCAAGTCAATAGCATCTCGCGCTGGCCACGGCTGACGATCCAGGTCTCGCATTTGCTCGCGAGGAGCGTTCTTGTGCAAATTGCCATCATGATCCAGATAGGCCAGCCCGGAGATATCCGAGAAATCAGATTGTCCGACCCGAAGTGCATGAAGCAGCTCCTCGAGTGTGTTCTCACCCTCACCGAATACGACGAACTGCGCCCCTTCTTGCAGGTACTCCAAGGAGTACGCTCCAGGCTCAGGACCTCCTACGATCGTGGTCCATCCTGCATTCCGTGCCGCTGCGAGAATCTCAACAATATTGCTGCGCGTCATCAGATTGGCGTAGAGGCCGAGCACTGACGGCGGTTCAGAATCGAGGAATCGAAACAGCTCTGCCTTGTTTGAAAACGTGGTATCGAAGACGTCTACATCAAAGCCCTTCGAGCGAAGGTGCGAACAGAGATATAGAATTCCCAGGGGCGCGTAGGGCTTCATGATGACACGCTCCTTCGGGTCCTCGAGAAGAAAATAGCCGTGTGCAAGAACGAGATCGCGCATCATGCCCCCACCTTGATTGTCAGTCGATCGAGGCTGACGAAGCCCATGGAGCGCGAGACGGGCTCTTCTATATTGCGTGCCCGGCTTGTCGGCTCCAGTCTGTGGACCTCATCCCAGAGAAGGTCCGCATCGCGCGATGGTGTTGTCCAGTTATCGACCTCGGCGTGCAGAGCATTGCGGACAGCTCGGTAAAAGTCAGTTGTGTATTCGGCCTTAAACAGCATGCAGAGATCGTCG
This portion of the Edaphobacter sp. 4G125 genome encodes:
- a CDS encoding B12-binding domain-containing radical SAM protein, coding for MMRDLVLAHGYFLLEDPKERVIMKPYAPLGILYLCSHLRSKGFDVDVFDTTFSNKAELFRFLDSEPPSVLGLYANLMTRSNIVEILAAARNAGWTTIVGGPEPGAYSLEYLQEGAQFVVFGEGENTLEELLHALRVGQSDFSDISGLAYLDHDGNLHKNAPREQMRDLDRQPWPARDAIDLPRYVQTWRQHHGMGSVNFITARGCPFRCNWCSHQVYGQSHRRRDPIKVVDEVEWLLQTYAPDMVWISDDVFTINHQWIRTYYDEMKRRGLRIPFECISRADRLTPEMMDLLTELGCFRMWIGSESGSQRILDSMDRGVKIEQVHRAVEMCRERGVQSGMFLMWGYEGEDLEDIEATIRHVSTSKPDIFFTTVSYPIKGTPYYDRISNKLIQIAPWGQTSDRELRIKGRRSRNFYSHADMLLREEVALSRAKDEAGSPSQDLTLMQKSIRDIRTAMMAAYNEVEQ